The genomic window AGCCCTGGTTGCCGGTGCACTGATCTATCTTCCAGGACTCCCCTGGCTCAAATACAGTCTTTCCATGGAATGGTCCGCTGCTCTGCAGGCCGGACTGATACCTTTTATTCCCGGGTTTTTAATTAAATCCGCAGCTGCAGCCGCCTTGGGTTTCAGTCTGAAAGATAGATTTCAGGAATTCCTGAAATCAGAAGAATAATTAAAAATAGGGAGTGTGGAGTGCTTGAAGTAAAAGCCCTGAACCGGAGCTACGCCGAAGGTAAAAAAGTACTGGATGATATTAATCTCAGCTTTTCCGAAGGCAGTTTCACTATTATCGCAGGTCCAAACGGCTCGGGAAAAACCCAGCTGATGCGTCATCTCAACGGTCTTCTGAAGCCTCAGAGTGGAAAGATCCTTCTGGACGGCAGAGATATCAGAGAGGATCTGACTGCTGCCAGACGGCAGATCGGACTTGTGTTTCAGAACGCAGACAGCCAGATTGTCGGCCAGACAGTTGCATCGGACATCGCCTTCGGTGCAGAAAATCTGAAATGGCCCCGCAGCCTCATCAATGAAAAAATGGATTTACTCCTTAAAGAACTATCCCTAACAGAACTCAGAAACAGAAGACCCCATAGCCTGTCGGGAGGAGAAAAGCGGCGCTGCGTCCTGGCGGCTGTGCTTATAATGGAACCGAAAATCATTGTACTGGACGAACCATTCACCGGATTGGACCGGAATGGAGTTCAGGATGTTCTAAAAGACATCACCCGTCTTCACAATGAGGGAAAAACAATAATACTGATTACTCATGATCTTGAAAAATCACTGGCACATGCTGACAGACTGATTCTTATGGATAAGGGAAAGGTAGTAAAAAAGGGGAGCCCTGCAGACATTCTAAATGATGTTGAAGATTACGGAATCAGAAGACCCTGGGGTGATAATCGGAATATGGAGAGCATGACATGGCTGAAACTCTGATATTTCAATATCAACCGGGGACATCTATCCTGCACCGCACTGACATCCGGATCAAACTTGCAGCTATGATCACGGTAAGTCTCCTGCTGATTCAGGTCAGTATATTCAGACTGCTTTTCCTTCTGCCCTTTCTTCTTCTCCTGCACCTGGGAGTCCGGAAAAACCGTTCTACCCTATCCCTGCCGCTGTTGATACTAGTGATGCCGACAATTATTTTTGCAGGTAATTTTCTCTCACTCATACTGACCGAAACAGCAATTGTACAGGCATCACTGACCGCGGGACTCAGAAGTCTCCGCTTTATCTATATTTTATGGATGGCTCAGCTTTTTACCATGTCCAGTGACCCCATGTGCATCACGCCGGCATTTTATCAGGTTTTAAAACACATCCCCCTGTTACCTGCCGGAAGAATCAGTACACAGATGGGACTGTCCCTCACCCTCATTCCGATAATTCTTGAAGAGATGAATGAAATCAGGGATGCCATGGCCTCCCGCTGTGGATGGAGTGCCCGTAAACCTCTTAGAAACCTGATACATATGGGACTACCCCTGTTAAACGGAGTTTTGATAAAAGCCGAGGATCTCTCGGACGCCATGGAATCAAGACTGTTTACAGAAGATGCCACAGAACCTGAACTTCTCAGCACTTCACTGTTCCTCACTCCCCTGTTGTCTCTTTTGCTGATAATTGCCCTGCTTCTAATTTCCGAGCATCTGCTGCACCCAATTATGGCAGCTCAGTTACCCTTTCGATTTTATTAACAGATATCGAATAAATACTGTCCTGAACCACCTTGCATCAATTCCTACATATATGTATGATATTTTCATGTCAGAAGCAATGAATTCAAAACACTACCGTAGAAAAATTAAAGAACTTACACTTTTATTCGAAATCAGCCAGATTCTGGACCAGGATATGGATCTGAAGGAAGTTATTACTCCCCTTCTTGAGCCTCTGGCTGAAAATATCGGAATGGAGAGGGGAACCATAACCCTTCTAAATAGAAAAACAGGTGACATATCCATAGAAGCGGCATTTGGACTCTCCAGTGCAGAACAGGTGAAAGGCCGCTATAAGATTGGAGAAGGAATAACCGGTAAAGTTGTCCAGACTGGACAGCCTATGATTATTCCCGATATCGATGAAGAGCCATCCTTCCTGGATAAAACGGGTGCACGAAAGAAAAACCGAAAGACCTCATTTATCTGTGTACCCATTAAAAGCGGGAATGCGGTAATCGGAGCATTCAGTGTAGACAGACCCTACCAGGATTCAAGTCTTGATCTGGAAGACGATGTAAGACTTCTGACAATTGTAGCGAGTATGATTGCCAGGGCAGTAAAACTCAGACAACGTTCTGAAGAAGAAAAAGAAAAACTGCTTGAAGAAAACACACGGCTGCAGAATGAACTGAAAGACCGTTTCCAGCCGGATAATATGATAGGAAGCTCCCAGGCAATGCAGGAAGTTTTCGACCTTATCGCCCAGGTAACCAGGAGTGAAGCCACTGTTCTGATCAGAGGAGAAAGCGGTACGGGTAAGGAACTTGTAGCTCATGCCATCCATTACAACAGTCTGAGAGCAGAAAAACCTTTTATCAAGGTGAACTGCGCAGCCCTTCCCGAAAGTGTCATTGAGAGTGAACTCTTCGGCCATGAAAAAGGGGCATTCACCGGAGCTCTGGCGACCAGAAAAGGCCGTTTTGAAATGGCAGACGGTGGATCAATATTTCTGGATGAAATCGGGGAGCTCTCTCCTATGACCCAGGTCAAACTGCTCAGAGTCCTGCAGGAAAGAGAAATTGAACGGGTCGGCGGTTCTGAGACAATAAAGGTCAATGTCAGAATCATTGCCGCTACAAACAGAAATCTTGAAGAAGAAATTACACGTGGAACATTCAGAGAAGACCTATACTACAGATTAAATGTATTCCCCGTTCATATTCCCCCTCTACGTGAAAGAAAAACAGATGTCATGCTCCTGGCAGACTTCTTTATTGAAAAATACAGTAGAAAGAACCGCAAAACAGTTAAAAGGATATCAAGCTCAGCCATCGATCTGGTCATGAGTTATCACTGGCCCGGAAATGTACGTGAACTTGAAAACTGTATTGAGCGGGCCTCCCTCCTCAGTACAGACCAGGTGATTCATGCCTACCACCTGCCTCCAAGTCTCCAGTCCGCCGAATCCTCAGACACAGGATTACACTCAACCCTGCTGCAGGCAGTCGAGAATCTCGAGATCGAGCTGATAAAAGAAGCTTTGAAATCGAACAGGGGCAATATGGCAAAAGCAGCCCGCAAACTGGATATAACGGAACGGATAATGGGTTTGAGGGTCAAAAAGTATGACATAAATTATCGTAAATATCGTACAAATATGTAGGACATGAGCATTATAGCTACATAAATGTATCAAATAGTCAATTAATTATATTGGTAAAAAAGAGGTCCTCCCGGGGATCTCTTTTTATTTAAACTTCTATTTCCTTACAATGTATCAGTTTAAATTATTCATTTTTATATGTCCTCTTTTTTTGGCACAACTCCTGCGTTATAGGGAGTCAGAACACAAAACAGGAGAGGTATTTCCAAATGAAAAAGAGCAGGAAGATTTTGATCTTCACAATTCTGGCTTTATTACTGAGTGTCAGCGTTCATGCTGATGAACTCACAGACACACTGGATTTATATTCAGCAGCATTTGACGCCATATGGCTGATTATCTGCGGAGGCCTTGTATTTTTTATGCAGGCCGGATTCGCAATGGTGGAAACAGGACTTACAAGAGCAAAGAATGCCGGAAACATAATCATGAAAAACCTTATGGACTTTTCCGCCGGTGCCATCTTGTACTGGGCAGTCGGTTGGGGACTCATGTACGGTGAATCTGCGGGTGGGTTTATCGGAACAAGTGATTTCTTCCTTGCAAGCGGAGATTCACTGGGCTGGTTCTTCCAGGTTGTATTTGCTGCAACAGCAGCAACTATCGTATCTGGTGCCATGGCAGAAAGAACAAAGTTTTCTTCCTATCTCATCTACTCTGTAGTCATCTCAGGACTGATCTACCCCATTTCCGGTCACTGGATATGGAACGGCGGTTGGTTGAGTGCCATGGGATTCCATGACTTTGCCGGTTCCACCGTAGTTCACTCTGTAGGTGCATGGGCTGCTCTTATGGGTGCCATCATCATCGGACCCAGAGTCGGAAAATATGTCAAAATAAATGGAAAAGTAAATGTAAAAGCTATCATGGGTCACAACATGCCCTTAGCTGCCCTGGGTGTATTTATCCTTTGGTTCGGCTGGTATGGATTCAATGCCGGTTCTACACTGAGCGGTACAGATCCCTCCAGCATGGCTGCCGTTGCTGTTACAACAACTTTAGCTGCGGCTGCAGGTTCTATTGCAGCCATGTTCACCACATGGATTGCCTTCGGTAAACCTGATGTTTCAATGTCCCTCAATGGTGCTCTGGCCGGTCTGGTCGGTATTACTGCCGGATGTTGGGTTGTCGGACCCGGTGCTGCCATTATTATCGGTCTTATTGCGGGTATCCTGGTTGTCGCGTCTGTTGAGTTATTCGACAAGGTTCTGCACATTGATGATCCTGTCGGTGCCGTTTCAGTACACGGTGTCTGCGGTGTATGGGGAACTCTTGCCGTTGGTATCTTTGGAGATATTGAGATGATCGGTTCAGGCCTTTCGAGAGCCGGACAGATTGGAGTACAGGCTCTTGGTGCAGCCGCCGTATTTGTATGGGTCAGCGTTACAGCCGGACTGCTCTTCCTTGTTCTGAAAAAGACAATCGGTCTGAGAGTCAGTGAAGAAGAAGAGTTGAGAGGACTGGATATTGAAGAGCACGGAACCGAGTCTTATGCAGGATTCCAGATTTTCCAGAACATGTAAGGACAGGAGGCCATAAATATGAAATTAATCGTAGCATACATACAGCCTGAGAAACTGAATGCAGTTAAACAGGAGCTTTTTAAGGATGATATTCATAAAATATCAGTAACCAATGCCTTGGGCTGCGGACAGCAGATGGGTTATACAGAAACCTACCGTGGTGTAGATATGGAAGTGAACCTGCTGAAAAAGGTCAGAATAGAGATTGCAGTAACATCTCCCTTTGTACAGCCTACAGTGGATGCAATCATCCGCGGAGCACGTACGGGAGAGATCGGAGACGGTAAGATTTTCATCATGCCCATCGAAGATTCAATCCGCATCAGAAGCGGAGAAAGAGGTGAAGCCGCAATCGGCTGATCAGAACAGTCATTTGAAATAAGTAAAGACCCGGTATTGCCGGGTCTTTTTATGTTTTAAGACTCGCAGATATCCTTGGGAAGAGATAGAATATAAGCATATGAAACTAGAAGAATTTCAGCAGTACTGTGAATCGCTTAAAGCTGTAAAAGGAGATTTTCCTTTTGATGAGAAGACACTGGTCTATAAAGTAAAAGGGAAAATGTTCACTCTGACAGATTTTGAAAGCTTCAATTCATTCTCTGTAAAATGCGACCCGGAACTGGCTCAGGTCCTGAGGCTGGTCCATGAGGCCGTCACAGCCGGGTACCATTTGAATAAAAAACACTGGAACAGCATCCGCCTGGACGGTAGTATTGATGATGAAACCCTGAAAGGATTCATCAGGGATTCCTACGATCTTGTAGTGAAGGGACTTCCAAAAAAACTGAGAGAGACACTTTAATCTATACCTCTTATGAGATTTTTTATGTGTTTAGGGGTCCATCATAGGGAATAGAGTAAAAATGAACAAAAGATTTATCTATGTATTTGTTGTACTATTTACCCTACTCATATTCCTTCCTGATATGGCTCTCAGTCTGGAGTTCACCACAGAAGAACAGAACTGGCTCGATGATGTCGGTCAATTAAGTTTCAGTGAAGTGGACTGGGAACCTCTTTCCTATACAGACGAATATCCTATATATAAGGGAGTCATTGCTGATTACCTGCAAATCCTCGGGGAGAGCACAGGCCTCGAAATGGTTTTTATTCAAAGCAGCACATGGCAAGATGTTCTGGACAAGTTCACCACTGAGGATATCGATTTCATACCGGCCCTTAGTTCAGAAGATAATATCGGTAAAGAGGTCATTTTAACGGATCCGTATATATCATTTCCTTTGGTAATCGTGACCAGATCAAATATAGATTTTATCAGTGAAACTAAAGAACTTGAAGGTAAACGGGTTGGCGTGGGAAAAGGTTATACAAGTCACAGTTTTATCAAAAATAATTATCCGGAAATTGAGCTGGTGACTACTGAGAATGTCCAGGAGGGTCTGAAACTGCTCAATAAAGGTAAGATTGACGCCTTTGTCGGCCACTTAGCCATTATGAACGTTGCCATTAAGAAATCCCATTTTGACCTTCGAATAGCGGGAAAAACCGAGTTTGTCTTTGATCATCGAATAGGGTTTTCCACCGAACACGCCCGGACAGTTTTAATTTTCAACAAAGTTCTTTCACAGATAACAGCAGAAGAACATAACCGGATCTACAACAGATGGATCAGATTGAATACAGACAAAGCTGACTACTCGTTGATATGGAAGGTCCTGATTGCTTCCCTTATAATAATCTCCGGGTTTATATACTGGAACATGCGAATCCGCAGATTTCTGAGAGAGATGAACACATTGAAGAATGAACTGGAAGCAAAGAATCAAAGGCTTAATATACTGACCATAACCGATCAACTTACAGGACTGTATAACCGTCTCAAGCTGGATGAATCGCTTCAATATGAAGCCCTTCGCTTTGCTCGTTACAACCACCCTTTCGGTATCATCCTCATTGACATCGATCATTTCAAAAATATCAATGATACATTCGGGCATCCGACTGGGGACAAAGTACTGGAAAGTATTTCTAACCTGCTGCTGAAAAATATTCGCAAAGCCGATACCCTGGGTCGATGGGGCGGGGAGGAATTCCTGATTATCTGCCCGGAGACTGATGAACAAGACATAAAACAATTTGCAGAGAAACTGCGGAATAAGATAGATAGTTTTGATTTCCCGGAAGTTCATGTCTCCACAGCAAGCTTTGGAGCAACTATTTCCCGGAAGGGTGATGACATGACTCGTTTGATGAAACGAGTTGATGAGGCACTCTACTCAGCCAAAAAAAATGGACGAAACAGAGTTATCTTTAAATGATGCTTTAACAGGAACTTATATAGAAAATCTGGACAAATTATATTTCTTCATTTTCAGTATCCATTAGAAGCTCAGTGCAAGTAATAACTCTGTGTTACCTGTTTCAATAGTAATTCTCCATCACATTGCTTATACTTGAATAATGCAGGAGTAAATAAAATGAAGATCACAGGTAAACTACTTTTTCCCACGTCAGTAATGCTTATAATTGCAGTCTCTGTCGTTTCTTATATCGGTTATTCAAATATTGAAAAAGAACTGAATAATGTTATGGAATTGACTACACAGGCGACTCTTGACGACATGGTACTTCAAATGAAAACAAATGAAGAGGAAACTCAGGCATTAAAACAATCCCTTAACAAAAATTATCTCCGAATTGCCCGATCCCTTGCATACACGGTGGACAGATACCCTTCAGCACTTGAAACAAGCACATTACAGTCACTGGCTCAGGAAGTAGAAATTGATGAAATACACGTAGCCGATGAGAACGGGGTATTATTTGCAGGATCTATCCCTGGATTTTTCGGTTTTGATTTTAACAGCAGTGATCAGACAGTACCCTTTCTGAAAATGCTCAATGATAAAAACTTTGAACTCGCCCAGGACCCGCAGATCAGAGCTGTTGACGGAGTGCTTTTTC from Oceanispirochaeta sp. M1 includes these protein-coding regions:
- a CDS encoding energy-coupling factor ABC transporter ATP-binding protein, producing MLEVKALNRSYAEGKKVLDDINLSFSEGSFTIIAGPNGSGKTQLMRHLNGLLKPQSGKILLDGRDIREDLTAARRQIGLVFQNADSQIVGQTVASDIAFGAENLKWPRSLINEKMDLLLKELSLTELRNRRPHSLSGGEKRRCVLAAVLIMEPKIIVLDEPFTGLDRNGVQDVLKDITRLHNEGKTIILITHDLEKSLAHADRLILMDKGKVVKKGSPADILNDVEDYGIRRPWGDNRNMESMTWLKL
- a CDS encoding energy-coupling factor transporter transmembrane protein EcfT, producing the protein MAETLIFQYQPGTSILHRTDIRIKLAAMITVSLLLIQVSIFRLLFLLPFLLLLHLGVRKNRSTLSLPLLILVMPTIIFAGNFLSLILTETAIVQASLTAGLRSLRFIYILWMAQLFTMSSDPMCITPAFYQVLKHIPLLPAGRISTQMGLSLTLIPIILEEMNEIRDAMASRCGWSARKPLRNLIHMGLPLLNGVLIKAEDLSDAMESRLFTEDATEPELLSTSLFLTPLLSLLLIIALLLISEHLLHPIMAAQLPFRFY
- the nifA gene encoding nif-specific transcriptional activator NifA gives rise to the protein MSEAMNSKHYRRKIKELTLLFEISQILDQDMDLKEVITPLLEPLAENIGMERGTITLLNRKTGDISIEAAFGLSSAEQVKGRYKIGEGITGKVVQTGQPMIIPDIDEEPSFLDKTGARKKNRKTSFICVPIKSGNAVIGAFSVDRPYQDSSLDLEDDVRLLTIVASMIARAVKLRQRSEEEKEKLLEENTRLQNELKDRFQPDNMIGSSQAMQEVFDLIAQVTRSEATVLIRGESGTGKELVAHAIHYNSLRAEKPFIKVNCAALPESVIESELFGHEKGAFTGALATRKGRFEMADGGSIFLDEIGELSPMTQVKLLRVLQEREIERVGGSETIKVNVRIIAATNRNLEEEITRGTFREDLYYRLNVFPVHIPPLRERKTDVMLLADFFIEKYSRKNRKTVKRISSSAIDLVMSYHWPGNVRELENCIERASLLSTDQVIHAYHLPPSLQSAESSDTGLHSTLLQAVENLEIELIKEALKSNRGNMAKAARKLDITERIMGLRVKKYDINYRKYRTNM
- a CDS encoding ammonium transporter, translated to MKKSRKILIFTILALLLSVSVHADELTDTLDLYSAAFDAIWLIICGGLVFFMQAGFAMVETGLTRAKNAGNIIMKNLMDFSAGAILYWAVGWGLMYGESAGGFIGTSDFFLASGDSLGWFFQVVFAATAATIVSGAMAERTKFSSYLIYSVVISGLIYPISGHWIWNGGWLSAMGFHDFAGSTVVHSVGAWAALMGAIIIGPRVGKYVKINGKVNVKAIMGHNMPLAALGVFILWFGWYGFNAGSTLSGTDPSSMAAVAVTTTLAAAAGSIAAMFTTWIAFGKPDVSMSLNGALAGLVGITAGCWVVGPGAAIIIGLIAGILVVASVELFDKVLHIDDPVGAVSVHGVCGVWGTLAVGIFGDIEMIGSGLSRAGQIGVQALGAAAVFVWVSVTAGLLFLVLKKTIGLRVSEEEELRGLDIEEHGTESYAGFQIFQNM
- a CDS encoding P-II family nitrogen regulator, with translation MKLIVAYIQPEKLNAVKQELFKDDIHKISVTNALGCGQQMGYTETYRGVDMEVNLLKKVRIEIAVTSPFVQPTVDAIIRGARTGEIGDGKIFIMPIEDSIRIRSGERGEAAIG
- a CDS encoding MmcQ/YjbR family DNA-binding protein gives rise to the protein MKLEEFQQYCESLKAVKGDFPFDEKTLVYKVKGKMFTLTDFESFNSFSVKCDPELAQVLRLVHEAVTAGYHLNKKHWNSIRLDGSIDDETLKGFIRDSYDLVVKGLPKKLRETL
- a CDS encoding diguanylate cyclase — encoded protein: MNKRFIYVFVVLFTLLIFLPDMALSLEFTTEEQNWLDDVGQLSFSEVDWEPLSYTDEYPIYKGVIADYLQILGESTGLEMVFIQSSTWQDVLDKFTTEDIDFIPALSSEDNIGKEVILTDPYISFPLVIVTRSNIDFISETKELEGKRVGVGKGYTSHSFIKNNYPEIELVTTENVQEGLKLLNKGKIDAFVGHLAIMNVAIKKSHFDLRIAGKTEFVFDHRIGFSTEHARTVLIFNKVLSQITAEEHNRIYNRWIRLNTDKADYSLIWKVLIASLIIISGFIYWNMRIRRFLREMNTLKNELEAKNQRLNILTITDQLTGLYNRLKLDESLQYEALRFARYNHPFGIILIDIDHFKNINDTFGHPTGDKVLESISNLLLKNIRKADTLGRWGGEEFLIICPETDEQDIKQFAEKLRNKIDSFDFPEVHVSTASFGATISRKGDDMTRLMKRVDEALYSAKKNGRNRVIFK